The nucleotide window TTACACGACCGCCCATCGCATTAATAAAGTTCGCTAAATCGACAATTTCCGGCTCCTTTGCCGCATTTTCGATAATTGTCGTACCTTCTGCTAATGCTGCTGCTGTCATAATATTTTCTGTCGCACCAACGCTTGGGAAATCTAAATAAATTTCAGCACCTTTTAATTTTTCAGCACGTGCCTCTACATAGCCATGTCCAAAAGAAATTTCAGCCCCCATCGCTTCAAAGCCTTTTAAATGCAGTTCAATCGGACGAGAGCCAATTGCACAGCCACCTGGTAAGGCAACACGCGCAAAGCGATTGCGTGCCAGCAACGATCCCATCACTAAAATCGATGCACGCATTTTACTAACAAATTCAAATTGCGCTTCACTTGATAAATCCTGAGACGCATCAATAACAATTTCATTCCCGTCTACATAATATTGTACATCTGCATTTAAGCTTTTTAATACTTCACCAATTGTATATACATCAGCTAATGCTGGAACATCTTTAATAACATTTTTTCCTTCAGAAGCTAATAAAGCTGCTGCTAAAATAGGTAATACAGCGTTCTTTGCGCCTTCAACTTTCACGTTACCTCGTAAAGTCTGACCACCCATAACGATAATTTTCTCCACAATTCGTCCCTCCGAATCTCATTCTCGTAAACTTGCTATTTTATTTAAAAGTTCATTGATATTTTTTATCCAAACACTGCTAATAATACAGCTATAACCCAACTTTATCAAGCATCTAATTCACTATTTTGTGTCGAATTTTGGCTTTATTTTTCATACTATATATTACGCACGGTATGTATAGTTGGTGAATCTGATATTGAATACTTTTCATGCGAGGTCAAGTTGGGCATGTTCTGTATTTCCCATGACATTTCGACACAATATAACGATTGTATACACTGTTCTTTTATACACCAAAATTCGATATGTTAAACATTTTTAGTCGATTACCCAGGAAATATATACTTTGTAGCGAAAAGCAAATAATTGTTCTCCCCTACAACCTATATAATGCATTTTATTGGAAAATATAAACTAAGCTTCTTGACCACTGCGAAAAGTTAATAAAAAAGTTAGAAACTGTCGAACCGATAACGATGCTAAATAAAATGTAAACGAGCTGAATTTGAAATGTTTTGCCTTTTTTAAACAATTGCTCAAAACGAAATGCTTGTAATGCATAGAATGCCACAGCAATGAAGAAAATATGCGAGGCAAGACCGAAAAGTGCCTGTTGACCTATTTCCGTATAAAAGTTCATTTTTACGTACACTCCTTGTATGAAAAAAGTTGTTTTTTTGAAGGTAAACTTTTTGTTTATTGGCAGTTTTGCTCACTTTATTAGCGTTTTCATTTAAAAGAGCTGTTTGAAAAGCTAAGCTTTCCAAACAGCCCCATTTGAATTAGATGTTACCCTCATGAACGTTGATACGATTCAACGCACGTTTTAGCGCTAACTCAGCACGTTTGAAATCAATGTCATCTTTTTTGCCTTCTAAACGACCTTCTGCTCGTTTTAATGCTTCTTTAGCACGAGCAACATCAATTGAAGCTGCATCTTCTGCTGAAGGAGCTAAAATTGATACTTTTTCAGGGCGAATTTCGATGAAGCCGCCGCTAACAGCTACATAATCAGTTGAACCATCTTCTTTTTTTAGCTTTACAGCACCAATTGTAAGAGGCGCAACCATAGGAATATGGCCTGGAAGTACACCCATTTCCCCTGAAACTGTTTTAGCGACTACCATTGTTACTTCAGAATCGTATACTGGGCCGTCGGGAGTGACAATACTGACTGTTACTGTCTTCATATTATTTTCCTCCTCGCCGTTAGAATTAAACCTCTACGCCCATGCCTTTTGCTTTTTCTACTACTTCATCAATGCTACCAACTAAACGGAAAGCATCCTCTGGTAAGTGATCCCATTTACCTTCAAGAATTTCCTTGAATGAGCGAACAGTTTCTTTAACAGGCACGTAAGAACCTTTTTGACCAGTGAATTGCTCCGCTACGTGGAAGTTTTGAGATAAGAAGAATTGAATGCGACGAGCGCGTTCTACTGTTTGCTTATCTTCATCAGATAACTCATCCATACCTAAGATGGCGATGATATCTTGTAACTCACGGTAACGTTGAATTGTACGTTGTACGCCAGTAGCAATTCCATAGTGCTCTTCTCCTACGATTTCTGGTGATAATGCACGAGAAGTTGATGCTAATGGGTCAACCGCTGGATAAATACCCATTTCAGATAATTTACGCTCTAAGTTTGTTGTTGCATCTAAGTGAGCGAAAGTTGTTGCTGGAGCTGGGTCAGTATAGTCATCGGCTGGTACGTAAATCGCTTGAATCGATGTTACAGAACCTTTTGTAGTCGATGTAATACGCTCTTGTAATTTACCCATTTCAGTAGCAAGTGTTGGTTGGTAACCTACCGCAGAAGGCATACGACCTAATAGGGCAGAAACCTCAGAACCTGCTTGTGTGAAACGGAAGATATTGTCGATGAATAAAAGTACGTCTTGACCTTGCTCATCACGGAAATATTCAGCCATTGTTAAACCAGTTAAAGCTACACGCATACGTGCACCAGGTGGCTCGTTCATTTGACCGAATACCATCGCTGTTTGATTAATAACGCCAGAGTCTGTCATTTCGTGGAATAAGTCGTTACCTTCACGTGTACGCTCACCTACACCTGCGAATACAGAAATACCGCTATGTTCTTG belongs to Lysinibacillus louembei and includes:
- a CDS encoding DUF1146 family protein, with the translated sequence MNFYTEIGQQALFGLASHIFFIAVAFYALQAFRFEQLFKKGKTFQIQLVYILFSIVIGSTVSNFFINFSQWSRSLVYIFQ
- the atpD gene encoding F0F1 ATP synthase subunit beta → MNKGQVLQVMGPVVDVKFENGHLPAIYNNLTVKIERPNEEPTTLALEVAIHLGDDVVRTIAMSSTDGLQRGAEVTDSGKAISVPVGEVTLGRVFNVLGEVIDLGEEIPESARRDSIHREAPKFDELSTSVEILETGIKVVDLLAPYIKGGKIGLFGGAGVGKTVLIQELINNIAQEHSGISVFAGVGERTREGNDLFHEMTDSGVINQTAMVFGQMNEPPGARMRVALTGLTMAEYFRDEQGQDVLLFIDNIFRFTQAGSEVSALLGRMPSAVGYQPTLATEMGKLQERITSTTKGSVTSIQAIYVPADDYTDPAPATTFAHLDATTNLERKLSEMGIYPAVDPLASTSRALSPEIVGEEHYGIATGVQRTIQRYRELQDIIAILGMDELSDEDKQTVERARRIQFFLSQNFHVAEQFTGQKGSYVPVKETVRSFKEILEGKWDHLPEDAFRLVGSIDEVVEKAKGMGVEV
- a CDS encoding F0F1 ATP synthase subunit epsilon, coding for MKTVTVSIVTPDGPVYDSEVTMVVAKTVSGEMGVLPGHIPMVAPLTIGAVKLKKEDGSTDYVAVSGGFIEIRPEKVSILAPSAEDAASIDVARAKEALKRAEGRLEGKKDDIDFKRAELALKRALNRINVHEGNI